From a region of the Synechococcus sp. PCC 7335 genome:
- a CDS encoding fasciclin domain-containing protein has protein sequence MIKFSRIKLLAIAGAISFGVVPAVDARAQVLEANPTTKQTTDDVVTESDIATIVSDVEGLSTLEAALEAADLTDALMGEGPFTVIAPVNDAFATLPDGVLEFLLLPENKDLLTDILTYHVIPGEVMYADLEPGTVETLNGEELTITVEDDLAFVDGIQIVGSDVAATNGLVHIVQDGVLVPADTAAELDSRLEAAMDEETMDEETTVEEPIDEEPTIEEPTVEEPMVEETAPAEPVRGLW, from the coding sequence ATGATCAAATTTTCTAGAATCAAGCTATTGGCAATCGCAGGTGCTATTAGTTTTGGAGTGGTCCCAGCGGTAGATGCTCGAGCACAAGTATTAGAGGCCAACCCTACCACGAAACAAACGACCGACGATGTCGTTACCGAAAGTGATATTGCCACTATCGTCAGTGATGTTGAAGGACTAAGCACCCTGGAGGCAGCGCTAGAGGCAGCAGATCTAACTGATGCACTTATGGGTGAAGGGCCTTTTACTGTTATTGCTCCAGTTAACGATGCCTTCGCTACTCTTCCAGATGGTGTTTTAGAGTTTCTATTGCTACCTGAAAACAAAGACCTTCTAACTGATATTCTGACCTATCACGTTATTCCTGGGGAGGTGATGTACGCAGACCTCGAACCTGGCACTGTTGAAACCCTCAATGGTGAAGAGCTAACAATTACGGTTGAGGATGATTTAGCATTCGTTGATGGTATTCAGATTGTCGGCTCTGATGTTGCCGCGACCAATGGATTGGTCCATATCGTACAGGACGGTGTACTCGTCCCAGCTGATACCGCTGCAGAGCTTGACTCTCGCTTAGAAGCAGCTATGGATGAGGAAACTATGGATGAGGAAACTACGGTCGAAGAGCCTATCGATGAAGAGCCCACAATCGAGGAGCCCACGGTCGAAGAGCCCATGGTCGAAGAAACTGCTCCTGCAGAACCCGTACGCGGACTCTGGTAG
- a CDS encoding transposase, protein MVFALIQTGSVSLTKWTTYLPCRGLYAQSKQRRVRRWLGNSRINIHRLYKPLIQAALATWEAECLYLCLDTSLFWEQYCLIRLAVVYRGRSIPLAWRVLEHNSASVAFEAYEELLRQSTQYLPSNANMILLADRGFVHTRAMTLIKQLGWHYRIRIKSDTWIWRPGSGWCQPKSFHLERGRALCFHHIRLHRHEQYGPVHVIIGRNNINGELWAVVSDQPTSPQTFMEYALRFDIEEGFLDDQSAGWNLQRSEIRGLTDLSRLWFILAVATLYVTAQGVAVVQSGRRRWIDTHWDRGNSYFRIGLEWTKAALLNGWQVIKQACFTSHIDPQPAMASRPQHNKKSGRLLDFSVITVKFVPD, encoded by the coding sequence ATGGTGTTTGCGCTGATTCAAACCGGCAGCGTCAGCCTGACAAAGTGGACAACCTACTTGCCCTGTCGCGGTCTCTACGCCCAGAGTAAACAAAGACGGGTGCGTCGCTGGTTAGGCAATAGCCGCATCAACATCCACCGATTGTACAAACCGCTGATTCAAGCGGCCTTGGCGACCTGGGAAGCCGAGTGCCTTTATCTTTGTTTAGACACCTCGCTGTTTTGGGAGCAGTACTGCTTAATTCGGCTAGCCGTGGTGTATCGAGGCCGCTCCATTCCTCTGGCTTGGCGAGTTCTAGAACACAACAGTGCCTCTGTTGCGTTTGAAGCCTATGAAGAACTGCTCAGGCAGTCTACGCAATACTTGCCTTCAAACGCAAACATGATTCTGTTGGCCGACCGAGGCTTTGTGCATACCCGTGCGATGACGCTGATAAAACAACTCGGCTGGCACTACCGCATCCGTATCAAAAGTGACACCTGGATTTGGCGACCCGGTTCCGGCTGGTGTCAACCTAAATCGTTTCACCTAGAACGAGGTCGGGCACTATGTTTCCACCACATCAGACTCCATCGTCACGAACAGTACGGCCCAGTGCATGTCATCATCGGGCGCAACAACATCAATGGTGAACTTTGGGCCGTCGTCAGCGACCAGCCCACTAGCCCGCAAACCTTTATGGAATATGCCTTGCGCTTCGATATCGAGGAAGGATTTTTAGACGACCAGTCCGCCGGTTGGAATCTACAACGCTCTGAGATTCGAGGCCTCACTGACCTCTCTCGCTTATGGTTTATTCTGGCAGTAGCCACGCTTTACGTCACGGCTCAAGGCGTAGCGGTTGTGCAATCAGGCCGTAGGCGATGGATTGACACACACTGGGATAGAGGCAACAGCTACTTTCGCATCGGATTGGAGTGGACTAAGGCGGCTCTGCTCAACGGTTGGCAGGTGATTAAACAGGCTTGTTTTACCTCTCACATTGATCCGCAACCGGCGATGGCTTCTAGGCCACAACACAACAAGAAGTCCGGGCGCTTGCTCGATTTCAGCGTGATTACCGTTAAGTTTGTTCCTGATTAA
- a CDS encoding TolC family protein, translated as MKRLKSTLLLLLISGLVSWLSEATIATSISKETTEEDLVSNPNPLSVPTLPEEVQLEQNPVITLEQAVQVAYQNNQALQVALLTLEQSEAAVQEARAALFPTVSTEANLINIQDSGSRTTADATVKIEYDILTSGSRRASIRVAELEREASALAVETQQEQIRLDTATAYYALQEAGENVRINQSFLTEAERNLRDSRLRQEVGVGTRFDTLRAEVQFANARQSLISSQAEVSIARRDIARLLNLPLRNGLTATPVAIAGTWSLALEESIILAFQNRAELAQQLIDVDIAEQQRRIALAGTRPQVSLFADYEISEVLEGATVLEDDFNDDFLIGIRFGMTLFDGGATRASARQREIAGAVREEQFSETLDQVRFEVEQAYFNLQSNQENIETSQVAVTQAADALALANLRLQAGVGT; from the coding sequence ATGAAACGTCTCAAGTCTACTTTATTACTGCTCTTGATTAGTGGGCTAGTTAGTTGGCTGTCAGAAGCTACGATCGCAACCTCAATCTCAAAGGAAACTACGGAAGAAGATCTCGTTTCAAATCCCAATCCGCTCAGCGTACCAACCCTGCCAGAGGAAGTACAGCTAGAACAAAATCCAGTCATCACCCTAGAGCAAGCAGTGCAGGTAGCCTACCAAAACAATCAGGCGTTGCAGGTAGCCTTACTTACCCTAGAACAGAGTGAAGCTGCCGTACAAGAAGCGAGAGCTGCTTTATTTCCAACAGTCTCTACAGAAGCAAACCTAATCAATATTCAAGACAGCGGATCTAGAACCACGGCAGATGCCACTGTAAAAATTGAATATGACATTCTAACGAGTGGCTCGCGACGGGCCTCGATTCGGGTGGCTGAACTAGAGCGCGAGGCAAGTGCCCTAGCTGTGGAGACGCAGCAGGAGCAAATTCGCCTCGACACAGCTACCGCCTACTATGCGCTGCAAGAGGCGGGCGAAAATGTCCGTATCAATCAATCATTTCTCACGGAAGCTGAGCGCAATTTACGCGATTCTCGGCTGCGTCAGGAGGTCGGTGTAGGGACTCGGTTCGATACGCTGAGGGCCGAGGTACAGTTTGCTAATGCTCGTCAGTCACTGATCTCGTCACAGGCAGAAGTAAGCATTGCCCGTCGAGATATTGCTCGATTGCTGAATCTACCCCTTAGGAATGGTTTGACAGCAACTCCGGTCGCCATTGCTGGAACCTGGTCACTTGCTTTAGAAGAAAGCATCATTCTCGCTTTTCAAAACCGTGCGGAGCTAGCGCAGCAGCTAATTGATGTTGACATTGCTGAACAGCAGCGCCGAATTGCTTTAGCAGGCACTCGCCCGCAAGTGAGTCTTTTTGCCGACTACGAGATCTCAGAAGTACTAGAGGGCGCTACTGTCCTAGAAGATGACTTCAATGATGATTTCCTAATAGGAATCCGGTTTGGGATGACTCTTTTTGATGGAGGTGCGACCCGTGCTAGTGCCAGACAGCGAGAAATCGCTGGTGCTGTTAGGGAAGAACAGTTTAGTGAAACCCTCGACCAAGTCCGATTTGAAGTAGAACAAGCCTATTTCAATCTACAGTCCAATCAGGAAAATATTGAAACTTCTCAAGTAGCTGTGACCCAAGCTGCGGACGCACTTGCCTTGGCAAATTTGCGCTTACAGGCTGGGGTTGGTACCTGA
- a CDS encoding sensor histidine kinase produces the protein MTQPTVKTACSSIHKILRHVEWVFLGILVLRATFPILYKPLGYEISSGDYVVLCVLILFFILSFQLPIDRPLWQKRAYLWIEIIALLATRLFSEWGLDIFLWFVLVKSCFLLSRREVIFTAIASGTVWQIALAKFAFTYLDRPIEEAQADVTAMYEIPQSIQVFDYVLNSTAAFIAVNSLIIFLCLTIISERKSRQREAALAQEVELLAADLERARIARDIHDSLGHTLTSLDIQLELAQRLYERNSTGARQAIDISKLLSGQSLQEVRRAVTTLREEAFDLNAAIANLVEPLKSDSNLVVENKLTLPKLPLQTSHQLYCIIKEGLENIRRHAQARVIGLYSWATPENIVVYIEDDGVGFDVGLSATESGSRFGLRGMQERSQSIGGCMKIDSASKQGTRIQITVPYDQTLTR, from the coding sequence ATGACTCAGCCAACCGTTAAAACAGCCTGTTCTTCTATCCACAAGATCTTGCGTCACGTAGAATGGGTATTTCTAGGAATTCTTGTACTTAGGGCAACGTTTCCCATTCTCTATAAGCCGCTAGGCTACGAGATCTCTAGCGGCGACTACGTTGTCCTGTGCGTTTTAATTCTATTTTTTATTCTCAGCTTCCAGCTTCCTATAGACCGTCCGCTATGGCAAAAGCGGGCTTATCTATGGATAGAGATTATCGCACTGTTAGCAACGCGCTTGTTTTCTGAGTGGGGCCTAGACATATTTCTATGGTTTGTTCTGGTCAAAAGTTGCTTTCTACTGAGTCGTCGTGAAGTTATTTTTACTGCGATCGCTTCTGGCACTGTTTGGCAAATAGCGCTGGCAAAGTTCGCTTTTACGTATTTAGATAGACCCATTGAGGAAGCGCAAGCAGATGTCACAGCCATGTATGAGATTCCTCAATCCATTCAGGTGTTTGACTATGTGCTCAATAGTACAGCCGCCTTTATTGCTGTCAATTCGTTGATCATATTCCTGTGCCTGACGATCATCTCTGAGCGCAAAAGCCGTCAGAGGGAAGCGGCACTTGCCCAAGAAGTAGAGCTATTAGCCGCAGACTTAGAACGGGCTCGCATTGCTCGCGATATTCACGATTCGCTAGGTCATACGCTGACCTCGCTAGACATTCAGCTAGAGCTAGCGCAGCGCCTCTATGAACGTAATTCTACAGGGGCTAGGCAGGCAATAGATATCTCTAAGCTGCTCTCTGGGCAATCACTGCAAGAGGTGCGACGCGCAGTAACAACGCTTAGAGAGGAGGCTTTCGATCTAAATGCGGCGATCGCTAACTTGGTAGAACCGCTAAAATCTGATTCCAATTTGGTGGTAGAAAACAAGTTAACCCTGCCGAAATTGCCGCTCCAAACCAGTCATCAGCTCTATTGCATTATCAAAGAAGGACTTGAAAACATTCGTCGTCATGCCCAAGCGCGGGTGATCGGATTGTACAGTTGGGCGACGCCTGAAAATATTGTTGTATACATTGAAGATGATGGCGTTGGCTTTGATGTAGGATTGTCTGCTACGGAGTCAGGCTCTAGATTCGGGCTACGAGGTATGCAAGAGCGATCGCAATCCATTGGTGGCTGCATGAAAATCGATAGTGCTTCTAAACAAGGAACGCGCATTCAAATTACGGTGCCCTATGATCAAACTCTTACTCGCTGA
- a CDS encoding VOC family protein, with protein MIGYITLGTNNLERAERFYNVLLKELGATQTFKTGSSVSWGFGEKRPMLTITQPFDRKPASAGNGVMVALMAKSRYVVDSFHAKALALGGKDEGAPDFRGDDFYVGYFRDLDGNKLNIFCYPCA; from the coding sequence ATGATTGGTTACATCACGTTAGGCACAAACAATCTAGAAAGAGCAGAAAGATTCTATAACGTTCTGTTGAAGGAATTAGGAGCCACGCAGACGTTTAAAACCGGAAGCTCTGTGTCATGGGGCTTTGGAGAAAAAAGGCCAATGCTGACGATTACTCAGCCCTTCGATAGAAAGCCTGCTAGCGCTGGCAATGGGGTAATGGTGGCCCTGATGGCTAAAAGTCGATACGTTGTAGATAGCTTTCATGCAAAGGCATTAGCGCTGGGTGGTAAGGACGAAGGCGCACCTGACTTTCGAGGCGATGATTTTTATGTAGGTTACTTTAGAGATTTGGATGGCAACAAGTTGAACATTTTCTGTTATCCATGTGCATGA
- a CDS encoding alpha/beta hydrolase encodes MCLKNISKRFRWLSKVIATAFFSSMAAALPAVSAETIYFDYGYLGRAISTASLEAFVEDGTVNDELAPYIGGMSASSRQELQQFLGTPLPALNTGALGRLSDPFVLSQWLHAPTGELMLTRLGAMIQTQGRQNGHQAIRGALVAAAADPEGLSVMNVIRFSPTEAVRLNLLKILALSRSISANEKATKQLVSMAIEQSEAAALQVSSINYSALPILSDIDQFEVTKQPLVLEDPSRDRTYAADLYLPSSVHDLSPNTQIESIPVMVVSHGYGDDRHLSDIVTLAQSLAANGFAVAVLEHIGSNRDYRSNLSRGLTQESFETMAFVNRPLDITFLLDTLEQKNSAEFQSRLQLDRVGVIGRSFGGYTALAVAGATVDIERLQNQCDPAAGFTPDTVNMALLIQCRALELAAYPKSIQRLSDGSLKDNRVSLVIASAPLTSLFGPQGMGYVDAPVVIMGGAHDMTSPIVPEQMHAFQWLQTNQKYFYLAENTAHTPEMSRFILTRVHPQSDILDRFDQSERALFSLTISLMIAHGKVHLLEDESYRPYLSAAYVQAVSPEPTRLHLIRAIP; translated from the coding sequence ATGTGTTTAAAGAACATTTCAAAACGTTTTCGATGGCTATCGAAGGTGATCGCAACCGCTTTTTTCTCTAGCATGGCGGCAGCGCTACCAGCCGTCTCAGCCGAAACAATCTACTTTGACTATGGCTATCTAGGCAGAGCAATTTCTACCGCTTCTCTAGAAGCCTTTGTAGAAGATGGCACCGTCAATGACGAACTAGCTCCGTATATTGGTGGAATGTCGGCCTCAAGTCGTCAAGAATTACAGCAATTTTTAGGTACACCTCTACCGGCTCTAAATACAGGCGCTTTAGGCAGGCTCAGCGATCCTTTCGTGCTCTCTCAGTGGCTACATGCCCCTACGGGGGAGCTGATGCTGACTAGGCTGGGCGCAATGATCCAGACGCAGGGACGTCAAAATGGGCATCAGGCAATTCGAGGTGCGCTAGTTGCAGCCGCTGCCGACCCAGAGGGGCTTTCGGTGATGAACGTTATTCGCTTTTCTCCGACAGAAGCAGTTCGACTGAACTTGCTCAAAATCTTGGCCCTTTCTCGAAGTATTAGCGCCAATGAAAAGGCAACTAAACAGTTGGTGAGTATGGCTATTGAACAATCTGAAGCTGCAGCACTACAAGTATCTTCTATTAATTACAGCGCTTTACCCATACTGTCGGATATAGATCAGTTTGAAGTCACAAAGCAGCCGTTGGTACTAGAAGATCCAAGCCGTGATCGCACCTATGCAGCAGACCTATATCTACCGAGTAGCGTTCATGATTTATCCCCCAATACTCAGATAGAATCGATTCCAGTGATGGTCGTTTCTCACGGGTATGGAGATGATCGACACCTATCCGACATAGTGACTTTGGCTCAAAGCTTGGCAGCTAACGGATTTGCGGTAGCGGTATTAGAGCATATTGGTAGCAACAGAGACTATAGAAGCAACCTATCTCGCGGTCTGACGCAAGAGTCATTCGAGACAATGGCGTTTGTCAATCGCCCGTTAGACATCACATTTCTACTCGATACGCTAGAGCAGAAAAATAGTGCTGAGTTTCAAAGTCGCCTTCAGCTAGATCGCGTTGGCGTGATTGGCCGCTCATTCGGAGGCTATACGGCCTTAGCCGTAGCGGGTGCCACTGTTGATATTGAGCGACTGCAGAACCAGTGCGATCCAGCGGCAGGGTTCACACCTGATACGGTGAATATGGCGCTGCTGATTCAATGCCGAGCATTAGAGCTAGCCGCCTATCCCAAGAGCATTCAACGGCTATCCGATGGCAGCTTGAAAGACAATCGGGTTTCACTAGTGATTGCTTCCGCTCCGCTAACAAGTTTATTTGGGCCTCAAGGGATGGGCTATGTGGATGCACCTGTGGTGATTATGGGAGGTGCTCATGATATGACCTCTCCTATCGTGCCAGAACAAATGCATGCATTTCAGTGGCTGCAAACTAATCAAAAGTATTTCTATCTGGCTGAGAATACAGCGCACACCCCAGAAATGAGCCGATTCATTTTAACGAGGGTTCATCCGCAAAGCGATATTTTAGATAGGTTCGATCAGTCCGAGAGGGCACTTTTTAGCTTGACAATTTCTCTAATGATCGCTCACGGGAAAGTTCACTTACTTGAGGACGAATCGTACCGACCTTACTTAAGTGCCGCATACGTTCAGGCCGTTAGCCCCGAACCTACCCGGCTTCATTTAATAAGGGCGATTCCATAG
- a CDS encoding VC0807 family protein gives MNRSVKLILDIVMGSVIPIWILNNLNEQLGTVITYIVAALVSIFWVLLDLFFITKRFNLITSYVGAFAIGRGLLAFWFVDGVQFAFKDSVGTIFIALVFGGSIIVRRPVMYYLIVQAFNPNTPKQEQSLKALLKESKVYRSLVKGTKTMLVVTLLTGIVNFFLNLQIVEADFGTASFNQQVAQVDAITRIVLTIPEFVVFWIVIVSIRRTMFYFLPKEGIDQSESDLWDLLELREIQRSRSQSQLVNRN, from the coding sequence GTGAATCGCAGCGTAAAATTGATTCTCGACATCGTTATGGGATCTGTTATTCCCATCTGGATCTTGAATAATCTGAATGAACAACTGGGAACAGTTATCACCTATATTGTCGCTGCTCTAGTTTCTATCTTTTGGGTCTTACTCGATTTATTTTTTATCACCAAACGGTTTAATCTGATTACTAGCTATGTTGGTGCTTTTGCGATCGGGCGGGGCTTGTTAGCATTTTGGTTCGTCGATGGCGTACAGTTTGCCTTCAAAGACAGCGTAGGTACTATCTTTATAGCGCTGGTGTTTGGTGGATCAATTATCGTTCGCAGACCTGTTATGTATTACCTAATTGTGCAAGCCTTTAATCCAAATACACCAAAGCAGGAACAGTCACTTAAGGCATTGCTCAAAGAGTCAAAAGTCTATCGCTCACTGGTCAAAGGCACCAAAACGATGCTGGTGGTTACACTATTAACAGGAATTGTAAACTTCTTTCTGAATCTCCAGATTGTAGAAGCCGATTTTGGTACGGCTAGCTTCAATCAGCAGGTAGCACAGGTCGATGCCATCACTCGAATTGTACTCACAATACCTGAGTTTGTTGTATTTTGGATTGTTATTGTTTCTATTCGTCGGACAATGTTTTACTTTCTACCAAAAGAAGGTATAGATCAAAGTGAAAGTGATCTATGGGATTTGTTAGAGCTGCGCGAAATTCAACGATCAAGATCGCAATCGCAACTAGTCAATCGCAACTAA
- a CDS encoding nuclear transport factor 2 family protein, whose amino-acid sequence MINAIAHPNISLVQQLNFDNLAASPDLFSDKFVWHSFNPKLRDVQGNYVGIKGLRIFFRRLQRYTGSTFRIEPVSLVPIGDELVIAHVVDHMLLYGAHIELDAVIVWRIVNGLIVEVWDIPSLYVDRTEPLKPDSLERALDMAA is encoded by the coding sequence ATGATCAACGCAATAGCACATCCCAATATCTCTCTAGTCCAGCAGCTAAACTTTGATAATTTAGCTGCATCTCCTGATCTCTTTAGTGATAAATTCGTCTGGCATTCTTTCAATCCAAAGCTGAGAGATGTTCAAGGCAACTACGTTGGCATAAAGGGTCTGAGAATATTTTTCAGAAGGCTACAGCGATATACTGGTAGTACCTTTCGGATTGAACCCGTCAGTCTCGTACCCATCGGTGATGAATTGGTCATCGCTCACGTTGTAGACCATATGCTGCTGTACGGTGCTCATATAGAACTAGACGCGGTTATTGTTTGGCGGATTGTCAACGGCCTGATTGTAGAAGTGTGGGATATTCCTTCTCTCTATGTAGATCGCACAGAGCCCTTGAAACCGGATTCCCTAGAGCGTGCTTTAGATATGGCTGCTTAA
- a CDS encoding response regulator transcription factor — protein MIKLLLADDQAIFRQGLSSLLSLEEDLEIVGEANHGREAITLAATQQPDVILMDIRMPICDGVYATKEIHTRYPWIRILVFTTFDDDEYVFQSLQAGALGYLLKSTPSQEVAEAIRNLQRGYSQLGPTIAPKVFSHIDTDTEAQKTDYRSQFSERELDILKQLGQGKRNREIAANLNLTEGTIKNHLTNIFCQLDVRDRTQAALWAHQHLLY, from the coding sequence ATGATCAAACTCTTACTCGCTGACGATCAAGCTATCTTTCGCCAAGGACTATCTTCTCTGCTGTCGCTAGAAGAAGATTTGGAAATTGTAGGCGAAGCAAATCACGGTAGGGAAGCCATTACGCTGGCGGCGACCCAACAGCCCGACGTGATTTTGATGGATATACGCATGCCAATTTGCGATGGGGTGTATGCCACCAAGGAAATTCATACTCGCTATCCTTGGATTCGGATTTTGGTATTTACGACTTTCGACGATGATGAATATGTATTTCAATCGCTGCAAGCAGGCGCTTTAGGTTATCTGCTAAAAAGCACGCCATCGCAGGAAGTGGCAGAAGCAATCCGCAATTTGCAAAGAGGCTACTCTCAGCTAGGTCCAACAATTGCGCCAAAGGTATTTTCTCACATCGATACTGATACTGAAGCGCAGAAAACAGACTACCGCAGCCAATTTAGTGAAAGAGAGTTGGATATTCTCAAGCAGTTAGGTCAAGGAAAGCGTAACCGCGAGATTGCCGCAAACCTTAACTTGACGGAAGGCACGATTAAAAATCATCTGACAAATATCTTTTGTCAGCTAGATGTACGCGATCGCACTCAAGCAGCTCTGTGGGCACACCAGCACTTACTGTATTAA
- a CDS encoding alpha/beta fold hydrolase, producing the protein MIFNPMALNIEENSVGIDNTHMDYVAFGRGQQPFVILPGLSDGLKTVKGQAVALAFYCRQFTKDFRVYVFSRKNELEESYSTRDMARDQNAALERLEIEKAYVMGVSQGGMIAQHLAIDFPHSVEKLAIAVSIARQNEIIQRVVKSWINLAKAGDYRSLVIDTMEKTFTDKHLRLYRPLYPVISRIGKPPSFTRFLIQASACLTHDAYQELGTIQCPTLVIGGDCDRVAGKGTSQEIAASIKHSQLVLYKGLGHGAYEEAKDFNQQVKEFLRS; encoded by the coding sequence ATGATTTTCAATCCGATGGCCCTCAACATTGAAGAAAATAGCGTAGGTATCGACAATACGCATATGGACTATGTTGCATTTGGTCGAGGGCAGCAACCTTTCGTGATTTTACCTGGGCTGAGCGATGGCCTCAAGACTGTTAAGGGGCAGGCCGTGGCGCTAGCTTTTTACTGCAGGCAGTTTACAAAAGACTTTAGAGTTTACGTTTTTAGTAGAAAAAATGAATTAGAAGAAAGCTACAGCACGCGGGATATGGCCAGAGATCAGAATGCTGCGTTGGAAAGGCTAGAGATTGAGAAAGCCTACGTTATGGGTGTTTCGCAAGGAGGGATGATTGCTCAGCATTTGGCAATTGATTTTCCTCATAGCGTTGAGAAACTGGCAATCGCGGTCTCAATCGCCAGACAAAATGAAATCATTCAGCGCGTTGTGAAAAGTTGGATAAATCTGGCAAAAGCAGGCGACTATCGATCGCTCGTGATTGACACGATGGAAAAGACGTTTACTGATAAGCATCTTAGACTCTATCGCCCCCTTTATCCGGTGATTAGCCGAATTGGAAAGCCTCCATCCTTTACCCGGTTTTTGATTCAGGCATCGGCCTGCCTGACGCATGACGCTTATCAAGAGCTAGGTACTATTCAGTGTCCTACGCTTGTGATTGGTGGAGACTGCGATCGCGTAGCAGGCAAAGGCACCTCACAAGAAATAGCAGCGAGCATCAAGCACAGTCAGCTTGTTTTATACAAAGGACTTGGCCATGGTGCCTACGAAGAAGCAAAAGACTTCAATCAGCAGGTAAAAGAATTTCTGCGTTCCTAA